In the genome of Salmo trutta chromosome 18, fSalTru1.1, whole genome shotgun sequence, one region contains:
- the LOC115153084 gene encoding potassium voltage-gated channel subfamily G member 3 isoform X2 → MKFGKSICILNVGGTKYAFSKEVIKDFPLSRVSRLHKCASEKEVLEVCDDYDRERNEFFFDRHSEAFCFIMLYVKYGKLRFVPQMCELSFYNEMIYWGLESSHLEFCCQRRLDDRMSDSYIHFSEEEDKLDEEMRGENLGTRVVTEREDSKWLERMRRTFDEPTSSVAAQILASVSVIFVIVSMVMLCASTLPDWKTAENNSVVVEHRIIEAVCISWFTAECIVRFIVSRDKCEFVKRPLNIIDLLAITPYYISISMTMLTGENSQLQRAGVTLRVLRMMRIFWVIKLARHFLGLQTLGLTLRRCYREMVMLLLFICVPMAIFSALAQLLEHGLDLESPNEDFASIPAACWWVIISMTTVGYGDMYPITVPGRVLGGLCVVSGIVLLALPITFIYHSFVQCYHELKFRSARCTRSLSAEFLN, encoded by the exons ATGAAGTTTGGGAAGAGCATCTGTATCCTTAATGTGGGTGGCACAAAATATGCGTTCTCTAAGGAGGTGATAAAAGATTTCCCTCTGAGTAGAGTGAGCCGTTTGCACAAATGCGCCTCGGAGAAAGAAGTACTGGAAGTGTGCGACGACTATGATCGGGAACGGAACGAGTTTTTCTTTGATAGACACTCCGAGGCTTTTTGTTTCATCATGCTGTACGTGAAGTATGGGAAGCTACGGTTCGTCCCGCAGATGTGCGAGCTGTCATTCTACAACGAGATGATTTACTGGGGGCTGGAGAGCTCACACTTGGAGTTTTGCTGCCAGCGGAGACTGGATGATAGGATGTCCGACTCCTACATTCATTTCTCCGAAGAGGAAGACAAACTCGACGAAGAAATGAGGGGCGAGAATTTGGGGACTCGAgtggtcacagagagagaggattcaAAGTGGCTGGAGAGAATGAGAAGGACTTTTGATGAACCGACTTCATCAGTCGCAGCACAAATCTTAGCTTCAGTGTCCGTTATATTTGTTATAGTGTCCATGGTGATGCTTTGTGCGAGTACTTTGCCAGATTGGAAAACCGCTGAGAACAACAGTGTGGTGGTGGAGCACAG GATCATCGAGGCTGTGTGTATCAGCTGGTTCACCGCCGAGTGCATCGTGCGCTTCATTGTGTCGCGGGATAAGTGCGAGTTTGTCAAACGGCCCCTCAACATCATCGACCTACTAGCCATCACGCCCTACTACATCTCCATCTCCATGACGATGCTGACAGGCGAGAACTCGCAGCTGCAGAGGGCGGGTGTCACCCTGCGTGTCCTGCGCATGATGCGCATCTTCTGGGTGATCAAGCTGGCCCGTCACTTCCTGGGCCTGCAGACTCTAGGGCTGACACTGAGGCGCTGCTACCGGGAGATGGTGATGCTGCTGCTGTTCATCTGCGTGCCCATGGCCATATTCAGTGCTCTAGCCCAGCTGCTGGAGCATGGCCTGGACTTGGAGTCGCCCAACGAGGACTTCGCCAGCATCCCTGCCGCCTGCTGGTGGGTTATTATCTCCATGACCACTGTGGGCTATGGAGACATGTACCCCATCACCGTGCCTGGGCGAGTGCTGGGTGGCCTGTGCGTGGTGAGCGGCATCGTGCTCCTGGCACTACCCATCACCTTCATCTACCACAGCTTCGTGCAGTGCTACCATGAGCTCAAGTTCCGTTCGGCCCGCTGCACGCGGAGCCTGTCCGCAGAGTTTCTCAACTGA
- the LOC115153084 gene encoding potassium voltage-gated channel subfamily G member 3 isoform X1, translated as MKFGKSICILNVGGTKYAFSKEVIKDFPLSRVSRLHKCASEKEVLEVCDDYDRERNEFFFDRHSEAFCFIMLYVKYGKLRFVPQMCELSFYNEMIYWGLESSHLEFCCQRRLDDRMSDSYIHFSEEEDKLDEEMRGENLGTRVVTEREDSKWLERMRRTFDEPTSSVAAQILASVSVIFVIVSMVMLCASTLPDWKTAENNSVVVEHRYNPDSLEHPSGIIEAVCISWFTAECIVRFIVSRDKCEFVKRPLNIIDLLAITPYYISISMTMLTGENSQLQRAGVTLRVLRMMRIFWVIKLARHFLGLQTLGLTLRRCYREMVMLLLFICVPMAIFSALAQLLEHGLDLESPNEDFASIPAACWWVIISMTTVGYGDMYPITVPGRVLGGLCVVSGIVLLALPITFIYHSFVQCYHELKFRSARCTRSLSAEFLN; from the exons ATGAAGTTTGGGAAGAGCATCTGTATCCTTAATGTGGGTGGCACAAAATATGCGTTCTCTAAGGAGGTGATAAAAGATTTCCCTCTGAGTAGAGTGAGCCGTTTGCACAAATGCGCCTCGGAGAAAGAAGTACTGGAAGTGTGCGACGACTATGATCGGGAACGGAACGAGTTTTTCTTTGATAGACACTCCGAGGCTTTTTGTTTCATCATGCTGTACGTGAAGTATGGGAAGCTACGGTTCGTCCCGCAGATGTGCGAGCTGTCATTCTACAACGAGATGATTTACTGGGGGCTGGAGAGCTCACACTTGGAGTTTTGCTGCCAGCGGAGACTGGATGATAGGATGTCCGACTCCTACATTCATTTCTCCGAAGAGGAAGACAAACTCGACGAAGAAATGAGGGGCGAGAATTTGGGGACTCGAgtggtcacagagagagaggattcaAAGTGGCTGGAGAGAATGAGAAGGACTTTTGATGAACCGACTTCATCAGTCGCAGCACAAATCTTAGCTTCAGTGTCCGTTATATTTGTTATAGTGTCCATGGTGATGCTTTGTGCGAGTACTTTGCCAGATTGGAAAACCGCTGAGAACAACAGTGTGGTGGTGGAGCACAGGTACAATCCAGACTCTTTAGAGCATCCATCCGG GATCATCGAGGCTGTGTGTATCAGCTGGTTCACCGCCGAGTGCATCGTGCGCTTCATTGTGTCGCGGGATAAGTGCGAGTTTGTCAAACGGCCCCTCAACATCATCGACCTACTAGCCATCACGCCCTACTACATCTCCATCTCCATGACGATGCTGACAGGCGAGAACTCGCAGCTGCAGAGGGCGGGTGTCACCCTGCGTGTCCTGCGCATGATGCGCATCTTCTGGGTGATCAAGCTGGCCCGTCACTTCCTGGGCCTGCAGACTCTAGGGCTGACACTGAGGCGCTGCTACCGGGAGATGGTGATGCTGCTGCTGTTCATCTGCGTGCCCATGGCCATATTCAGTGCTCTAGCCCAGCTGCTGGAGCATGGCCTGGACTTGGAGTCGCCCAACGAGGACTTCGCCAGCATCCCTGCCGCCTGCTGGTGGGTTATTATCTCCATGACCACTGTGGGCTATGGAGACATGTACCCCATCACCGTGCCTGGGCGAGTGCTGGGTGGCCTGTGCGTGGTGAGCGGCATCGTGCTCCTGGCACTACCCATCACCTTCATCTACCACAGCTTCGTGCAGTGCTACCATGAGCTCAAGTTCCGTTCGGCCCGCTGCACGCGGAGCCTGTCCGCAGAGTTTCTCAACTGA
- the LOC115153085 gene encoding cytochrome c oxidase subunit 7A-related protein, mitochondrial isoform X1, whose amino-acid sequence MHIKRLFVECHYTTEEEAEEEEEEEEEEEKRRTSICNLLWGLRITVPTQPPPMIFATPTKYVSEAGNVVEYLGHNKVPDLQKLFQKSDGVPVHLKGGLMDKMLYRTTMALTIGGTLYCLMALYIAAQPRK is encoded by the exons ATGCACATTAAACGTTTGTTTGTGGAATGCCATTATAccacagaagaagaagcagaagaagaagaagaagaagaagaagaagaagaaaaaaggagAACCTCAATATGTAATTTGTtatgg GGATTGCGGATAACAGTGCCCACTCAGCCTCCCCCAATGATCTTTGCCACACCCACCAAATATGTGTCAGAGGCAGGGAACGTGGTGGAGTACCTGGGACACAACAAAGTCCCTGACCTACAGAAACTCTTCCAG AAGTCTGATGGTGTCCCTGTGCACCTGAAGGGAGGCCTGATGGACAAGATGCTGTACAGGACTACCATGGCCCTGACCATCGGTGGGACCCTCTACTGCCTGATGGCTCTCTACATCGCTGCCCAGCCTCGGAAGTGA
- the LOC115153085 gene encoding cytochrome c oxidase subunit 7A-related protein, mitochondrial isoform X2, whose product MYYKLNAVTQRLIQSSPSAYNPQGLRITVPTQPPPMIFATPTKYVSEAGNVVEYLGHNKVPDLQKLFQKSDGVPVHLKGGLMDKMLYRTTMALTIGGTLYCLMALYIAAQPRK is encoded by the exons ATGTACTACAAGTTAAATGCAGTTACACAAAGACTTATCCAATCGTCACCGAGTGCTTACAACCCTCAG GGATTGCGGATAACAGTGCCCACTCAGCCTCCCCCAATGATCTTTGCCACACCCACCAAATATGTGTCAGAGGCAGGGAACGTGGTGGAGTACCTGGGACACAACAAAGTCCCTGACCTACAGAAACTCTTCCAG AAGTCTGATGGTGTCCCTGTGCACCTGAAGGGAGGCCTGATGGACAAGATGCTGTACAGGACTACCATGGCCCTGACCATCGGTGGGACCCTCTACTGCCTGATGGCTCTCTACATCGCTGCCCAGCCTCGGAAGTGA